The following coding sequences lie in one Aquabacterium olei genomic window:
- a CDS encoding phage integrase N-terminal domain-containing protein: MLIELFNTLHTSMAKTVSHKTRQERAQFLRRFFRDLKTKAGFKTVPDPRNLGQKHIRAMVQVWQQEHLAPATIQTYLSFLRGLAMWMGKHGFVRSPDHYGLSVDEYQRHEYASRDKGWSAQGVDIDTVIAQVCEHDRFVGASLRLIRAMGLRRKESVLFRPFESIVPFESTGLPPVDKSADRYARIKGKGGRVRHIPLDSPERLAAVAFAQGVVSSQDAHMGNPAHDLRKNLRHFDYVLTKFGITVRERGVTAHGLRHEVLISHYEALAGTAPPVRGGQMVPPELDRQARQSVSRLAGHARIRASGAYLGAVRVQRHPGSLDVDGKTEAPPEGSS; this comes from the coding sequence GTGTTGATCGAACTGTTTAACACCCTGCACACCTCGATGGCCAAAACCGTCTCACACAAAACACGGCAGGAGCGCGCCCAATTCCTGCGCCGATTCTTTCGGGACTTGAAGACCAAGGCCGGGTTCAAGACGGTGCCTGACCCGCGCAACCTGGGGCAAAAGCACATCCGGGCCATGGTGCAGGTCTGGCAGCAAGAGCACCTGGCCCCGGCGACGATCCAGACCTACCTGAGCTTTCTGCGTGGGCTGGCCATGTGGATGGGCAAGCATGGCTTCGTGCGATCACCAGACCACTACGGCTTGAGCGTTGACGAATACCAGCGCCATGAGTACGCCAGCCGGGACAAGGGGTGGTCGGCACAAGGGGTGGACATCGACACTGTGATTGCCCAGGTCTGTGAGCACGACCGCTTTGTGGGGGCCTCGTTGCGGCTGATCCGCGCCATGGGACTGCGGCGCAAGGAATCGGTGCTGTTTCGGCCATTTGAGAGCATCGTGCCCTTCGAGTCCACGGGCCTTCCGCCCGTGGACAAGTCGGCAGATCGATACGCCAGGATCAAAGGCAAGGGAGGCCGGGTGCGTCACATTCCACTGGACAGCCCTGAGCGACTTGCCGCCGTGGCATTCGCGCAGGGCGTGGTCAGCAGCCAGGATGCCCACATGGGCAACCCTGCCCATGACCTTCGCAAGAACCTCAGGCACTTTGACTACGTGTTGACCAAGTTCGGCATCACCGTGCGAGAACGGGGGGTGACCGCACATGGCCTGCGCCATGAGGTGCTGATCTCTCACTATGAGGCCCTGGCCGGGACCGCGCCCCCGGTGCGCGGCGGGCAGATGGTGCCACCGGAGCTGGACCGTCAGGCCAGACAATCCGTGTCCCGTTTGGCCGGGCATGCGCGCATACGTGCTTCGGGGGCCTACCTTGGTGCGGTGCGGGTGCAGCGCCATCCAGGATCACTGGATGTGGATGGCAAGACCGAAGCGCCGCCAGAGGGGTCGTCTTGA
- a CDS encoding PRTRC system protein D produces MDLIVRAVDVGSGNTKYVVGTEGTEIRCASFPSIAYPSASETQAWSASERRKTVSIPIGHLFYEVGPDVHLVADSVRATQLHDEYTDTPEYMALLRGALHLMKQSRIDLLVVGLPVALLHLKKAALEKAMTGTHEVGGGKTVTVVKALAVAQPQGALAHYASVHKKMATIGNEQSLIIDPGSRTFDWLVARGMRQVQKQSHSFNRGMSDVLRLIAAEISKDIGSPYRDLDAIDLALRTGKQPVIFQKSYDITRFMPMAEAVAQQAVSAMKQYIESPHSLQNIILVGGGAFLFKKAVKAAFPNHKIHEVKEPMFANVRGFQLAGQNYARTVMAAPRADQGATPSGSKP; encoded by the coding sequence ATGGATTTGATCGTCAGAGCGGTGGATGTCGGATCAGGCAACACCAAATACGTCGTTGGCACGGAGGGCACCGAGATCCGCTGCGCCAGCTTTCCTTCCATTGCCTACCCGAGCGCCAGCGAGACTCAGGCCTGGTCGGCATCCGAGCGGCGCAAAACCGTGTCCATCCCCATTGGACACTTGTTCTACGAGGTCGGGCCCGATGTCCACCTGGTGGCCGATTCCGTGCGTGCAACCCAATTGCACGACGAGTACACCGACACGCCCGAGTACATGGCCTTGCTCCGAGGCGCCTTGCATCTGATGAAGCAAAGTCGCATCGACCTCCTGGTGGTGGGCCTGCCCGTGGCCTTGTTGCACCTCAAGAAGGCGGCGCTGGAGAAAGCGATGACGGGAACGCATGAAGTTGGGGGTGGCAAGACGGTGACTGTCGTCAAGGCACTCGCTGTGGCGCAGCCTCAAGGGGCGTTGGCTCATTACGCATCGGTGCACAAGAAGATGGCCACCATCGGCAATGAGCAGAGCTTGATCATCGACCCAGGCTCACGAACCTTCGACTGGTTGGTGGCCAGGGGCATGAGGCAGGTGCAAAAGCAAAGCCATTCGTTCAACCGTGGCATGTCGGATGTGCTGCGCCTGATCGCGGCCGAAATCAGCAAGGACATCGGCAGCCCCTATCGCGACCTCGACGCCATCGATCTGGCCTTGCGAACGGGCAAGCAGCCTGTGATTTTTCAGAAGTCCTACGACATCACCAGGTTCATGCCCATGGCTGAGGCGGTGGCGCAGCAGGCTGTGTCGGCGATGAAGCAGTACATTGAATCGCCACATAGCTTGCAGAACATCATCCTGGTTGGCGGCGGTGCCTTCCTGTTCAAGAAGGCGGTGAAGGCTGCGTTCCCGAATCACAAGATCCATGAGGTCAAGGAACCCATGTTTGCCAATGTGCGGGGCTTTCAACTGGCAGGGCAGAACTATGCGCGAACGGTGATGGCCGCGCCACGGGCTGATCAAGGTGCGACGCCGTCGGGGAGCAAGCCATGA